One region of Anthonomus grandis grandis chromosome 22, icAntGran1.3, whole genome shotgun sequence genomic DNA includes:
- the LOC126748759 gene encoding mitogen-activated protein kinase p38b-like, translating to MTTFHKVDVNKTVWEVPTRYQMLLAVGSGAYGQVCSALDTQTKKKVAIKKLARPFQTVVHAKRTYRELKLLKHMRHENVIGLLDVFYPKHDNSQIYLVTHLMGADLNNIIRTQRLTDDHVQFLVYQILRGLKYIHSAGIIHRDLKPSNIAVNEDCELKILDFGLARPTETEMTGYVATRWYRAPEIMLSWMHYNQTVDIWSVGCIMAELLTGRTLFPGTDHIHQLNLIMEILGTPNDEFMNKITSENARSYIKSLPPMQKKDLHKYIVGANPNAIDLLSLMLEIDNDKRITAEQALAHPYLAAYADPNDEPTSAPFDDESENEVMNYPVEKWRELVLDEVNSFVYVPMPNEENRE from the exons ATGACAACTTTTCATAAAGTGGATGTAAACAAAACGGTATGGGAAGTCCCCACTAGGTACCAAATGCTTTTAGCTGTTGGTTCAGGAGCATACGGCCAAGTTTG TTCCGCGTTAGACACCCAAACAAAGAAAAAAgtagcaataaaaaaactagCCCGTCCATTTCAAACCGTTGTGCATGCAAAAAGAACATACAGAGAGTTGAAATTGTTAAAACACATGAGACATGAAAATGTTATTGGACTTCTAGATGTATTCTATCCAAAACATGATAACAGCCAG ATATATTTGGTAACCCACCTGATGGGTGCAGATTTGAACAATATTATCAGGACACAAAGACTGACAGATGACCATgttcaatttttagtttatcAAATCTTAAGGGGTTTGAAGTATATTCATTCTGCAGGAATTATCCATAGG GACTTGAAACCATCAAATATAGCTGTAAATGAAGACTGTGAGCTGAAAATCTTAGACTTTGGTCTAGCTAGACCAACAGAGACAGAAATGACTGGTTATGTTGCAACTAGATGGTACAGAGCACCTGAAATTATGTTGAGTTGGATGCATTATAACCAAACAGTAGATATATGGTCTGTAGGTTGCATTATGGCGGAATTATTGACTGGACGGACTTTATTTCCTGGTACAGATC ATATTCAtcagttaaatttaataatggaGATTTTAGGAACGCCTAATGACGAATTTATGAACAAAATTACTTCTGAAAAT GCCAGAAGTTACATAAAGTCTTTACCACCCATGCAAAAAAAAGACCTACATAAATACATTGTAGGAGCGAACCCGAATGCCATAGACCTTCTTAGCCTTATGTTAGAAATTGATAATGACAAGCGCATTACTGCAGAACAGGCGCTCGCGCATCCTTATCTAGCGGCCTATGCAGATCCAAACGATGAACCTACTTCTGCGCCGTTCGATGATGAGAGCGAGAATGAAGTTATGAATTATCCTGTTGAGAAATGGAGAG AGTTGGTTTTGGATGAAGTTAACTCCTTTGTTTATGTCCCAATGCCTAATGAAGAGAATCGAgaataa
- the LOC126748757 gene encoding beta-1,3-galactosyltransferase 5-like, whose translation MGVPWLAQVRLMHLAFAFTLLILVFFLLSLNPSTLKPTIPPTRSFLISSSSSSSEQRMIQGNISFPGVLLHNSTSSEAPPAPQTLKNHSTNTRQQNNLDLTQGVPAEYIYEAGHIDVNSEVCADLGKDVKLMITITSAPSHESAREAIRKTWGSFGSRRDVAIAFMLGSVSNETINKKLDEEQILYGDIIRGKFIDTYDNLTLKTISILEWVDNYCPKAAFVLKTDDDMFINVSRLLAFIAKHKPEQNIIYGRLAKKWKPIRNKKSKYYISPQQYKPPVFPDFTTGPAYLLPANLAKPLYLSALNHTYLKLEDVFLTGIVANGLKIKRVHAPEFLNKKVSFTPCNIQKEISIHMVQSGEQFDLWKKLHDITKCKK comes from the coding sequence ATGGGGGTGCCATGGCTAGCCCAAGTGCGATTAATGCACTTGGCATTTGCCTTTACCTTACTgatattggtattttttttgttatcccTGAACCCGTCAACTCTAAAACCTACAATACCACCAACCAGATCATTCCTAATATCGTCGTCGTCCTCCTCCTCAGAACAGCGCATGATCCAAGGTAACATTAGCTTTCCTGGTGTGCTGCTCCACAACAGCACATCATCGGAGGCGCCCCCTGCACCACAGACTTTGAAAAACCACTCAACAAATACTCGACAACAGAATAATTTGGATCTGACTCAAGGTGTTCCAGCTGAATATATTTATGAAGCAGGACACATTGATGTAAATTCTGAGGTGTGTGCTGACTTGGGCAAGGACGTAAAACTGATGATAACCATCACGTCGGCGCCAAGCCATGAAAGTGCCAGAGAAGCAATCCGCAAGACTTGGGGTTCGTTCGGTAGTCGAAGGGACGTCGCTATAGCTTTTATGTTAGGATCTGTTTCCAACGAAACGATCAACAAGAAATTagatgaagaacaaattttatatGGTGATATTATTAGAGGAAAGTTTATTGATACGTATGACAATCTTACTTTGAAAACAATTTCGATTTTAGAATGGGTAGATAATTACTGTCCTAAAGCAGCTTTTGTACTTAAAACTGACGACGACATGTTCATTAATGTGTCTCGTCTTTTAGCGTTTATTGCTAAACACAAACctgaacaaaatataatttatggaCGCCTGGCAAAAAAGTGGAAAccaattagaaataaaaaatcaaaatactaTATATCTCCTCAGCAATATAAACCCCCTGTCTTTCCAGACTTCACTACAGGTCCGGCCTATTTGCTTCCAGCCAACTTAGCTAAACCACTCTATTTATCTGCATTAAATCACACCTATTTAAAATTGGAGGATGTGTTTCTCACTGGAATTGTGGCAAATGGGTTAAAGATCAAAAGAGTGCATGCAccagagtttttaaataaaaaagtgtctTTTACGCCTTGTAATATTCAGAAAGAAATTAGCATACATATGGTTCAAAGCGGCGAGCAGTTCGACTTGTGGAAAAAACTTCACGATATAACTAAGTGTAAAAagtga
- the LOC126748751 gene encoding nuclear pore complex protein Nup133 has product MDFSFRKTNLMNSPFSPNPRGRRISLSKSSNEPRRRVHIIMKTPKNVVERFGLPVPVYVEEAFLFADKNATITAKVSENGYAWVVCGRKLFVWQFQNTLPGISPKPKSHPVCYELKLPQSDLAHKAELATVFVRKNESHASCIAVSPEGVVRYWPDVRHDHTSIDKHVSLDGQECDSLVEVENVGCVFVTTTCTLVLVQYRQGKYEPELVYRILKTPGSWFGGLSKRVSSIFFGPLATEGSETRIIRLLSVQGIQQSFNIFVLAALNFQKWLLTDHQSEQLIWSTDLSKPLKESFRAHVSHWEIVDYTDIDVWVLDIQHDKDGVLMLCAGVNMQISSTQLYYGLVSFATNTASPPTETKDFLLLSIMGLYNEANPGEALSYRFTLSGPNAYIYTNRTITVVKPQEEADKLDFLHPDDHIFSGCSCLHVPIFFSKHYGLVAILAVDSDLNTTMSSTSILLETTDADTSVSTPMNNLTVYHMNPEEIYRAHNDIKGQLMAAFIFHVKNQLTECYDLVNKLFPSDVPTMPSFDSPLDTTVLQIGKELLDDIPAGDPRWTHGRRINSGIGSSHSMLVLQQLRDKQKAYDLYLTFLKESGLRDKLAGVNVRNTETATINILAELAEKIAAAIILKGLPVSYVLDSAMERAVTNYSTQPSDGLSKQDIFFREISRIHEGFLWLAKICEECSHSTLGPDSVAIQIHEGNKVTLAVLTGVLQYRKSTAEIFTLNELSREMKLEYIPWTAAEGPEGLVDALMLQHSLTVNYGIKTIGEGPVRDALIDDFVMLTDILLDGKKTHINMISQRNDVKSQRETILFKHFCSDRKKLIRPLVQVHAYEKAAMLAEKYLDFDILLRICEVTNNEGRVEEYLTRFKDTDFPEFVYNWYMSKGKEGALLKRYQQFRGDIPEGRERLVNFLSNFSWLSWIQQTYDKDFRGAAESLCLLGETEKELVTRKKAMFSLCKLSILASSSKSKTESQERVQKKDLEDLNSRLNLIHYQELIPDYVLQQYGADPNYPKVLEPRQIISLYICPEYTDATELDFHTALKVSEFIEDEGEKVEEILRIWRAAILRDSWEFSNLDDPIDCLQNTLFFRLADFLVTTGQDPNNILPPIEMLLEDDCVDKLKGNLNFQSLLKTGYEHFHRTLNI; this is encoded by the exons ATGGACTTCAGTTTTCGGAAAACCAATTTAATGAACAGCCCGTTTTCTCCAAATCCTCGGGGACGCCGCATTTCTTTAAGCAAAAGCTCCAATGAACC tcGAAGAAGAGtccatattattatgaaaacaCCAAAAAATGTAGTTGAACGATTTGGCCTACCTGTACCTGTCTATGTTGAAGAAGCCTTTCTATTTGCAGATA AAAATGCAACAATAACTGCCAAGGTCTCAGAAAATGGATATGCATGGGTTGTATgtggaagaaaattatttgtatggCAATTCCAAAACACCCTCCCAGGTATCTCTCCTAAACCAAAAAGTCATCCAGTTTGCTATGAGTTAAAGCTTCCTCAAAGTGATTTAGCACATAAAGCAGAATTAGCAACTGTGTTTGTGAGAAAAAATGAGTCTCATGCATCATGTATTGCTGTAAGCCCAGAAG GAGTGGTAAGATATTGGCCTGATGTAAGACATGACCATACCTCAATAGATAAACATGTAAGCTTAGATGGGCAAGAATGCGACAGCCTTGTTGAGGTTGAGAATGTTGGCTGTGTATTTGTTACGACCACATGTACACTCGTTCTAGTACAATATCGTCAAGGGAAGTATGAGCCAGAACTAGTTTATAGGATTTTGAAGACCCCTGGCAGTTGGTTTGGAGGTCTGAGTAAAAGagtttcatcaatattttttggcCCATTGGCTACTGAAGGAAGTGAAact agaattatCAGGCTATTGTCAGTGCAAGGTATCCAACAATCATTTAACATATTTGTCCTAGCagctttaaattttcaaaaatggttaTTAACGGATCACCAGTCAGAACAGCTAATTTGGTCAACAGATCTATCCAAACCCTTAAAAGAATCTTTCAGGGCTCATGTAAGCCACTGGGAAATAGTTGATTATACTGATATTGATGTTTGGGTTTTGGATATACAACATGATAAGGATGGAGTACTAATGTTGTGTGCTGGTGTTAATATGCAAATATCATCCACACAG ctTTATTATGGCTTAGTATCATTTGCAACAAATACTGCTTCACCCCCAACTGAAACTAAAGACTTCTTATTACTGTCAATAATGGGTCTATATAATGAAGCAAATCCTGGAGAAGCTTTGAGTTATAGGTTTACCCTCTCAGGACCAAATGCCTATATTTATACTAACAGAACTATAACTGTTGTTAAGCCTCAGGAGGAGGCTGATAAGCTGGATTTTCTTCACCCCGATGATCATATTTTta GTGGCTGTTCGTGTCTCCATGTACCCATTTTCTTTTCCAAACATTATGGTTTAGTGGCGATTCTTGCAGTAGATTCAGACTTAAACACAACTATGTCATCCACATCTATACTTCTTGAGACTACAGATGCTGATACATCAGTTTCTACTCCAATGAACAACCTGACAGTATACCATATGAATCCTGAAGAAATTTACAGAGCACATAATGACATTAAGGGACAGCTCATGGCTGCTTTTATTTTCCATGTTAAGAATCAGCTG ACTGAATGTTATGACCTGGTAAACAAACTCTTCCCATCGGATGTCCCGACAATGCCCAGCTTTGATAGCCCTTTAGATACGACAGTCCTTCAAATTGGAAAAGAACTTCTAGACGACATACCTGCTGGTGATCCACGTTGGACTCACGGCCGCAGAATTAACAGCGGTATTGGTAGTTCGCATTCTATGCTTGTCTTACAACAGCTAAGAGACAAACAAAAGGCATATGACTTATACCTAACCTTCCTAAAAGAATCTGGTTTGCGGGATAAATTGGCAG GGGTTAATGTTCGAAATACAGAAACTGCTACAATAAACATTTTGGCGGAATTAGCAGAGAAAATTGCAGCAGCTATTATATTAAAAGGTCTTCCAGTATCATATGTTCTTGATAGTGCCATGGAAAGGGCTGTGACTAACTATAGTACTCAACCTAGTGATGGTTTATCTAAACAGGATATATTCTTTAGAGAAATTAGTAGGATTCATGAAGGCTTTTTGTGGCTGGCCAAGATTTGTGAAGAATGTTCACATTCCACTTTAGGGCCTGATTCAGTAGCCATCCAAATTCACGAAGGTAACAAAGTGACTTTGGCGGTTTTGACTGGGGTCTTGCAGTATAGAAAATCGACCGCGGAAATTTTTACCTTGAATGAGTTAAGTAGAGAAATGAAATTGGAATATATTCCTTGGACTGCGGCTGAAGGACCCGAGGGTCTCGTTGATGCCTTGATGTTACAG CATTCATTAACAGTGAACTATGGAATCAAAACTATTGGAGAAGGTCCTGTAAGAGATGCGTTGATCGACGATTTTGTCATGTTAACTGATATACTTTTGGATGGAAAAAAAACTCACATTAATATGATTTCACAGAGAAACGACGTCAAATCTCAAAgagaaactattttatttaaacatttctgTTCAGACCGGAAGAAACTCATAAGACCATTGG ttcaagTGCATGCCTATGAGAAGGCGGCTATGTTAGCAGAAAAATACCTCGACTTCGATATACTCCTGCGAATTTGCGAAGTGACAAATAATGAAGGAAGAGTGGAAGAATATCTGACTAGATTTAAAGATACCGATTTTCCTGAATTTGTCTATAATTGGTATATGAGTAAAGGAAAGGAAGGCGCATTGTTAAAACG ATATCAACAATTCCGTGGTGACATTCCGGAAGGTAGAGAACGTTTAGTAAACTTCTTATCCAACTTCTCCTGGCTTAGCTGGATTCAGCAAACTTATGACAAGGATTTCAGAGGTGCTGCTGAGAGTTTGTGCCTTTTAGGCGAAACAGAAAAAGAACTCGTGACTAGAAAAAAAGCCATGTTTAGTCTTTGCAAACTGTCTATTCTGGCAT cttcAAGTAAGTCAAAGACTGAGAGTCAAGAGCGCGTGCAGAAAAAAGACTTAGAAGACCTTAACAGTCGATTGAACCTCATTCATTATCAGGAGCTTATTCCTGACTATGTGTTGCAACAATACGGTGCCGATCCTAATTATCCAAAGGTTCTCGAGCCTCGACAAATAATTTCCCTCTATATTTGTCCGGAGTACACAGATGCCACAGAGCTAGACTTTCATACTGCTTTAAAGGTTTCAGAGTTTATTGAGGATGAGGGAGAAAAAGTTGAAGAGATTTTACGG atttggaGGGCGGCTATCTTAAGGGACTCATGGGAATTTTCAAACCTGGATGACCCTATTGACTGCCTccaaaatacactttttttcagACTAGCAGATTTTCTTGTAACCACAGGACAGGATCCGAATAATATTTTACCTCCTATTGAAATGCTTTTGGAGGACGACTGTGTAGATAAATTAAAAGGGAATCTAAATTTTCAGTCTTTACTTAAAACTGGATATGAACATTTCCATAGAacccttaatatttaa